One genomic segment of Arachis duranensis cultivar V14167 chromosome 4, aradu.V14167.gnm2.J7QH, whole genome shotgun sequence includes these proteins:
- the LOC107482878 gene encoding uncharacterized protein LOC107482878: TAPPRIPVRFHRVAAAFDAEVARVRLCESSGSEHSPPETSKDLFDLVNSFMESSDKAREITEEEEQSVHREEGVVEERTECFDSEKREMLQDLFACGDGDDIERDLIRREVEAAVACGVVSETNFPEFKRKLMSHLREKSFDAGLCKSKWEKTGRLIAGSYEYIDVNSLGKRYIVEVSLASEFEIARPTIQYSSLLQVFPHIFVGRVEELKQVVKLMCSAIKGSMKTRDLHVAPWRRNVYMEAKWFSSYKRTTNAVSTRNASSDSLFLERFIGFEPRPIIKAHNCRDYHADKTRLRIVHLTSTFE; the protein is encoded by the exons ACGGCGCCGCCAAGGATTCCGGTGAGGTTTCACAGAGTGGCTGCGGCCTTTGATGCTGAAGTGGCACGGGTGAGGCTCTGCGAGAGCAGCGGCAGCGAGCATTCTCCGCCGGAGACTTCGAAAGATCTGTTCGATCTGGTGAACTCCTTCATGGAGAGCAGCGACAAGGCACGTGAAATAACGGAAGAAGAGGAACAGAGTGTTCATCGCGAGGAAGGAGTGGTTGAAGAAAGAACAGAGTGCTTTGATTCCGAGAAGAGGGAAATGCTGCAAGATCTATTTGCCTGTGGCGATGGTGACGATATCGAAAGGGACTTGATTAGAAGAGAGGTTGAAGCTGCGGTTGCTTGTGGAGTTGTTTCGGAAACTAATTTTCCTGAATTCAAACGTAAATTGATGTCTCACTTGAGAGAGAAAAGTTTTGATGCTG GGCTTTGCAAATCGAAGTGGGAGAAAACTGGAAGATTAATAGCTGGTAGCTATGAGTACATTGATGTGAATTCCTTAGGAAAGCGATACATTGTTGAAGTCTCCCTGGCTTCAGAGTTCGAAATAGCGCGCCCTACCATTCAATATTCTTCATTGCTACAAGTTTTCCCACACATATTTGTTGGCAGAGTGGAAGAACTGAAGCAAGTTGTGAAGCTTATGTGCAGTGCCATAAAGGGATCCATGAAAACAAGGGACCTGCATGTTGCTCCATGGAGGAGAAACGTGTACATGGAAGCCAAGTGGTTTAGCTCTTACAAGAGAACAACTAATGCAGTTTCAACCAGAAATGCATCATCAGATTCTTTGTTTCTTGAAAGGTTCATTGGATTTGAACCTCGGCCTATTATAAAAGCGCACAATTGCAGGGATTATCATGCCGATAAAACTAGGTTGAGGATCGTCCATTTGACATCCACATTCGAATAA
- the LOC107482838 gene encoding uncharacterized protein LOC107482838: MRATPFHHSILEVQLPKHFDKPTDMRYDGTQDPHEHLTAFEAIMNLEGVGDEVRCRSFPVTLAGPAIRWFNSLPQGSISRFLDISRAFLAQFTTRIAKTKHPINLLGVTQRASEPTRKNLDRFNDECLEIDGLTDSVASLCLTNGLLNEDFRKHLTTKPVWTMQEIQSVAKEYINDEEVSQVVAANKRHPYYHQPRQHGGRERQKERARDGGPGKTSGPFTRVGKFTNYTPSPSPL, translated from the coding sequence ATGAGAGCAACTCCATTCCACCATTCCATCCTCGAGGTCCAGCTACCAAAGCATTTTGATAAGCCGacggacatgaggtacgatGGAACTCAAGATCCACATGAGCATCTGACGGCCTTTGAGGCCATAATGAATTTGGAGGGAGTAGGTGACGAAGTCAGGTGTCGTTCTTTCCCGGTCACCCTGGCAGGACCTGCAATAAGGTGGTTTAATAGCCTCCCGCAAGGTTCTATCTCCAGGTTCTTGGATATCAGCCGCGCCTTCTTAGCCCAATTCACCACCCGAATCGCAAAGACGAAACACCCGATCAACTTACTCGGGGTGACACAAAGGGCAAGCGAGCCGACCAGAAAAAACTTGGATCGCTTCAACGATGAGTGTTTGGAGATTGATGGCCTAACCGACTCGGTGGCCAGTTTGTGTTTGACGAACGGACTTCTGAATGAGGATTTCAGGAAGCATCTCACAACGAAGCCGGTGTGGACGATGCAGGAGATCCAAAGCGTCGCGAAGGAATATATCAACGATGAAGAAGTCAGTCAAGTCGTGGCTGCCAACAAGCGGCATCCCTATTACCATCAACCTCGGCAGCACGGTGGCAGAGAAAGGCAGAAGGAGCGCGCCAGGGACGGCGGTCCAGGCAAGACATCCGGGCCGTTTACTCGAGTCGGGAAGTTCACCAATTATACCCCCTCGCCATCCCCATTATAG
- the LOC107482839 gene encoding uncharacterized protein LOC107482839: MADFLAEMMGDPTEAPSTRWKLHVDGASNQMFGGAGIILESPTGVVYEQSIKFEFSVSNNQVEYKALLGGLVLAKEVGATRLEACSDSQVATSQINGAHQARDSLLQKYMEKVKELAAQFEEVSVQHVLRERNMRADLLSKLASTKPGAGNRSLIQGLAKEPTVTLHIMRVRPSWMDLITEFLESGKLPDDEKTAKALRRETAKYAIIQGQLFKKGLSQPLLKCLHLNQTEYVLKEVHEGCYGHHIGGKALARKLIRADYYWSSMMKDSKDFVRKCVRCQENANFHRAPAAELSLLTSSRPFSQWGVDLLGPFPVITRFGIPEAVISNNGTQFTDKRFVEFLAGLGIKQKFSSVEHPQTNGQVEAANKVILLGLKKQLDKKMVYGLTNSPQLSGLTERPSNCPRGKPLFD, encoded by the exons ATGGCCGACTTCTTGGCGGAGATGATGGGAGATCCAACCGAGGCACCGAGCACACGGTGGAAACTCCACGTAGACGGAGCTTCCAACCAGATGTTCGGCGGAGCCGGGATAATCTTAGAAAGCCCCACTGGGGTAGTTTACGAGCAGTCAATCAAGTTTGAATTTTCGGTGTCAAACAACCAAGTGGAATACAAAGCCCTTCTTGGCGGATTAGTCTTGGCTAAGGAAGTTGGAGCCACAAGACTTGAAGCGTGTAGCGATTCACAGGTCGCGACTTCGCAGATAAATGGGGCACATCAGGCCAGAGACTCGTTGCTACAAAAATACATGGAGAAAGTTAAGGAGCTAGCCGCGCAATTTGAGGAAGTCTCAGTGCAGCACGTCCTGAGAGAGAGGAACATGCGAGCAGACCTCTTGTCGAAGCTGGCAAGTACCAAGCCAGGAGCGGGAAACCGATCTCTCATCCAAGGCCTAGCAAAAGAGCCGACAGTTACTCTCCATATAATGAGGGTAAGACCCTCTTGGATGGACCTGATTACCGAGTTCTTGGAAAGCGGCAAACTCCCCGACGACGAGAAGACGGCCAAAGCATTGAGAAGGGAGACGGCCAAGTATGCAATCATACAAGGCCAGTTATTTAAGAAAGGTCTCAGCCAACCCTTACTGAAGTGCTTACATCTCAACCAAACAGAATATGTGCTTAAGGAAGTCCACGAAGGATGCTACGGCCACCACATCGGGGGCAAAGCCCTAGCAAGAAAGCTCATCAGAGCCGACTACTACTGGTCGTCGATGATGAAGGACTCTAAAGACTTCGTGAGAAAGTGCGTCAGATGCCAGGAGAACGCCAATTTCCATAGAGCGCCAGCAGCTGAACTAAGTCTGTTGACGTCTTCCCGACCTTTCTCACAATGGGGAGTTGACCTCTTAGGACCTTTTCCG GTGATAACTCGATTCGGTATCCCGGAAGCTGTTATCTCCAACAACGGGACACAGTTTACTGACAAGAGGTTCGTGGAGTTCCTCGCCGGTTTGGGCATAAAGCAAAAATTCTCATCCGTGGAGCACCCCCAGACGAACGGCCAAGTTGAGGCCGCAAATAAGGTTATTTTGCTAGGCCTAAAAAAGCAGCTTGATAAGAAAATGGTGTATGGGCTGACGAACTCGCCTCAGCTCTCTGGTCTTACCGAACGACCGAGCAATTGTCCACGGGGGAAACCCCTTTTCGACTGA